Proteins encoded within one genomic window of Prosthecobacter fusiformis:
- a CDS encoding MarR family winged helix-turn-helix transcriptional regulator has protein sequence MARTRTISQAQYENLASFRFALRQFLRFSEQAAQAAGVTPQQHQALLAIKGFPGRSRLTVGELAERLQVAHHSTVGLVDRLVLEKLVKRDASKEDRRQVFVSLTKRGEKLLESLSSVHHEELRRVGPEIQALLERIGGVK, from the coding sequence ATGGCCCGCACGCGCACTATTTCCCAGGCCCAGTATGAAAACCTGGCCTCCTTCCGCTTTGCCCTGCGGCAGTTTTTACGATTCAGCGAGCAGGCAGCCCAGGCGGCGGGGGTGACACCGCAACAGCATCAGGCGCTTTTGGCCATCAAAGGTTTCCCAGGACGCTCGCGGCTGACGGTGGGAGAGCTGGCGGAGCGGCTGCAAGTGGCCCACCACAGCACCGTGGGCCTGGTGGACCGGCTGGTTCTGGAGAAGCTGGTGAAAAGGGATGCCTCCAAGGAAGACCGGCGGCAAGTCTTTGTGAGCCTAACCAAACGGGGTGAGAAGCTGCTGGAATCTCTCTCCTCCGTACATCATGAAGAACTGCGCCGGGTGGGACCGGAGATCCAGGCACTGCTTGAACGCATTGGTGGTGTAAAATGA
- the cysK gene encoding cysteine synthase A — MGHIYNNIVETVGKTPLVKLNKVTAGLNATIALKCEFFNPLGSVKDRIGMAMIEDAEARGILTKETTIIEPTSGNTGIALAFVAAAKGYKLILTMPETMSMERRTLLALLGAQLVLTPGPQGMKGAIAKAEELLKETPNAWIPQQFENPANPAIHMKTTAEEIWADTDGQVDIFVAAVGTGGTITGTCEVIKPRKPSFQAIAVEPEASPVINQTLAGEPVQPGPHKIQGTGAGFVPKNLHLKDSAGNAQIVECIKVSNDDAFAMARRLAKEEGMLVGISTGANVVAAIQVAQRPENAGKLIVTVACSTGERYLSTALADEARAQVGA, encoded by the coding sequence ATGGGCCATATCTACAATAACATCGTCGAAACCGTCGGCAAAACACCGCTGGTCAAACTGAACAAAGTGACGGCTGGCCTCAACGCCACCATCGCTCTGAAGTGCGAGTTCTTCAACCCACTGGGCAGCGTGAAGGATCGTATCGGCATGGCCATGATCGAAGATGCAGAGGCGCGTGGCATCCTGACGAAGGAAACCACCATCATTGAGCCGACCAGTGGCAACACCGGCATCGCGCTGGCTTTTGTCGCTGCAGCCAAGGGTTATAAACTCATCCTCACCATGCCGGAAACCATGAGCATGGAGCGCCGCACGCTCCTGGCCCTCCTGGGTGCCCAACTCGTGCTGACTCCTGGCCCACAGGGGATGAAAGGGGCTATCGCCAAAGCGGAAGAGCTTCTCAAAGAGACACCGAACGCCTGGATCCCCCAGCAGTTTGAAAATCCGGCCAACCCGGCCATCCACATGAAAACCACCGCCGAGGAAATCTGGGCGGATACGGATGGTCAGGTGGACATCTTTGTCGCAGCCGTCGGCACTGGCGGTACCATCACCGGCACTTGCGAGGTGATCAAACCCCGCAAGCCCAGCTTCCAGGCCATCGCCGTGGAGCCTGAGGCATCTCCGGTCATCAACCAGACTCTGGCAGGTGAGCCGGTGCAGCCAGGCCCGCACAAAATCCAGGGGACTGGCGCTGGTTTCGTCCCGAAAAATCTCCACCTCAAGGACAGTGCTGGCAATGCCCAGATCGTCGAATGCATCAAGGTCAGCAATGACGATGCCTTCGCCATGGCACGCCGCCTGGCCAAGGAAGAAGGCATGCTCGTCGGCATCAGCACCGGTGCCAACGTCGTCGCCGCCATCCAGGTCGCCCAGCGTCCTGAAAACGCAGGGAAGCTCATCGTCACCGTGGCCTGCTCCACGGGTGAGCGTTACCTCTCCACCGCCCTGGCTGATGAAGCCCGTGCCCAGGTGGGTGCTTAA
- a CDS encoding site-2 protease family protein, giving the protein MKWSFKIAIVAGTEVRIHVTFFILLLLVGMQGMSGGQGAAGAVDALLFVSAAFLCVLLHEFGHVFAARSYGIRTPDITLLPIGGVARLERMPRKPSHELVVAICGPLVNVAIAGMIWLVLGINLVINPEYRFEQPGHFWEKLMAWNLLMVAFNMIPAFPMDGGRILRAFLAMFADYGKATRWAATIGQGIALTVALWMLFSREFHPVLLLIAFFIFMAAGQEAAAVTQEEATKGLRVRDAMLTDFRTLRQDASLQDAVGLLLAGSQQDFPMLDSAGHVIGLLTRNGLVSALNTHGSMHPVADVVQPCADSLTAVVSLGEGLERLRASNCPAIPVVDPVTGRLVGLLTAENVGEVLMVRAALRGQHA; this is encoded by the coding sequence ATGAAATGGTCTTTTAAAATCGCGATAGTCGCTGGCACGGAGGTCCGCATTCATGTGACCTTCTTCATCTTGTTGCTCCTGGTGGGGATGCAGGGAATGAGCGGAGGCCAGGGCGCTGCCGGAGCAGTGGATGCACTGCTGTTTGTCAGCGCGGCATTCCTATGCGTTCTCCTGCATGAGTTTGGGCACGTCTTCGCCGCCCGCAGTTATGGCATCCGCACTCCTGATATCACCCTGCTGCCTATTGGTGGTGTCGCCCGGCTGGAAAGGATGCCGCGCAAGCCATCTCACGAGCTCGTCGTCGCCATCTGCGGCCCGCTGGTGAATGTCGCCATCGCAGGGATGATCTGGCTGGTGCTCGGGATCAACCTGGTGATTAACCCTGAATACCGCTTCGAGCAGCCCGGCCATTTTTGGGAAAAGCTCATGGCCTGGAATCTCCTCATGGTGGCTTTCAACATGATCCCCGCCTTCCCAATGGACGGCGGGCGGATACTGCGGGCTTTCCTGGCCATGTTTGCGGATTATGGCAAGGCCACCCGCTGGGCCGCCACCATCGGCCAGGGCATCGCCCTCACCGTGGCACTTTGGATGCTGTTCTCACGTGAGTTTCATCCCGTCCTCTTGCTCATCGCCTTCTTCATCTTCATGGCAGCAGGGCAGGAGGCTGCCGCAGTCACCCAGGAAGAGGCGACAAAGGGCCTGCGCGTACGCGATGCCATGCTGACGGATTTCCGCACCCTGCGGCAGGATGCCTCCCTGCAAGATGCTGTGGGGCTGCTCCTGGCGGGCAGCCAGCAGGACTTTCCCATGCTGGACAGCGCAGGGCACGTGATCGGCCTGCTGACCCGCAACGGACTCGTTTCAGCCCTGAATACCCATGGCTCCATGCATCCGGTGGCCGATGTCGTCCAGCCTTGTGCGGACTCCCTCACCGCCGTCGTCAGCCTAGGGGAAGGCCTGGAGCGCCTCCGCGCCAGCAACTGCCCAGCGATCCCCGTGGTGGACCCGGTCACGGGCCGGTTGGTCGGCCTGCTGACGGCTGAAAATGTGGGCGAAGTGCTGATGGTCCGTGCGGCTTTGCGCGGACAGCACGCCTGA
- a CDS encoding cation:proton antiporter translates to MNNVHLAVQFFLQIAVILLACRIVGAIAARFGQPQVVAEMITGVALGPSLFGVVSPEWQQWLFPWDPKQMTRDTSCYLFPASQLGLALYMFIVGMEFRVDIVRKRLKSSVAVSLAGMATPFLLGAGLAWVFFHYTDLFPEKTSLMEAMLFLGASMCITAFPMLARIIHFKGLAGTTMGTVAIGAGAIDDAMAWILLAVVLASFDGNAANALYNIGGAVGYVTVTLVLIRPLLAWGASLMIKDGKLTDAGLVIGIAMMSLGAWFTDKIGLHAVFGAFIMGAAMPRGVMVRDLMARIQPLAVALLLPLFFTYSGLNTKIGLINSWFLWGMCAAVLAAAVLGKWGACTLAARATGISNREAMGIGILMNARGLMELIIINIGLQRGIISEGLFATLVIMAVVTTLMASPIFEYFVGSGTQKIEPEDEATLPAAM, encoded by the coding sequence ATGAACAACGTCCATCTAGCCGTCCAATTCTTCCTTCAGATCGCCGTCATCCTTTTGGCCTGCCGCATTGTGGGGGCCATTGCCGCCCGCTTCGGCCAGCCGCAGGTGGTGGCGGAAATGATCACCGGGGTGGCACTTGGCCCTTCGCTTTTTGGCGTGGTGTCACCTGAATGGCAGCAGTGGCTTTTCCCCTGGGACCCGAAGCAGATGACGCGAGACACCTCTTGTTATCTCTTTCCCGCTTCACAGCTCGGGCTGGCGCTATACATGTTCATCGTCGGCATGGAGTTCCGCGTGGACATCGTCCGCAAGCGCTTAAAAAGCTCCGTCGCCGTTTCCCTGGCAGGCATGGCCACACCCTTTTTGTTAGGCGCAGGACTGGCCTGGGTCTTCTTCCACTACACAGACCTGTTTCCTGAAAAGACCTCGCTGATGGAGGCCATGCTTTTCCTGGGGGCCTCCATGTGCATCACAGCCTTCCCCATGCTGGCACGCATCATTCATTTCAAAGGACTGGCAGGCACCACCATGGGCACCGTGGCCATTGGCGCAGGAGCCATTGATGACGCCATGGCTTGGATCCTCCTGGCCGTCGTGCTGGCCAGCTTTGACGGTAATGCGGCCAATGCTCTCTACAACATCGGCGGTGCCGTGGGCTATGTCACCGTAACGCTGGTTTTGATCCGGCCGCTGCTGGCCTGGGGTGCAAGCCTGATGATCAAGGACGGCAAGCTCACCGACGCAGGTCTGGTCATCGGCATCGCCATGATGTCCCTGGGTGCCTGGTTTACGGATAAGATCGGCCTGCATGCCGTCTTCGGTGCCTTCATCATGGGGGCAGCCATGCCTCGCGGCGTGATGGTGCGCGACCTCATGGCCCGCATCCAGCCGCTGGCCGTGGCACTGCTGCTGCCGCTTTTCTTCACCTACTCCGGCCTGAATACAAAGATCGGCCTCATCAATAGCTGGTTCCTCTGGGGCATGTGCGCCGCTGTGCTGGCGGCTGCCGTCCTGGGCAAATGGGGAGCCTGTACCCTGGCCGCCCGCGCCACTGGCATCTCTAATCGCGAAGCCATGGGCATTGGCATCCTCATGAACGCACGCGGCCTCATGGAACTGATCATCATCAACATCGGCCTCCAGCGCGGCATCATTTCCGAAGGCCTCTTCGCCACCCTCGTCATCATGGCCGTTGTCACCACCCTGATGGCTTCCCCTATCTTCGAATACTTCGTGGGTAGCGGCACCCAGAAGATAGAGCCTGAAGACGAAGCCACCCTCCCCGCCGCAATGTGA
- a CDS encoding response regulator translates to MANIIVIDDHPPVLKLMASVCRAQGHDVMAYDNAIAGLEAIRELAPAVALVDRRLGEVDGLDLVRQARELSPGTRCVMVTGCTETQDIVLAMRKGAYNYVTKPFEAEHIITAVNEALIEPQDSPPTKQKLVIVYPKYAA, encoded by the coding sequence ATGGCGAATATTATTGTCATCGATGACCACCCTCCTGTTTTGAAACTGATGGCTTCTGTATGCCGTGCACAAGGCCATGATGTGATGGCTTACGACAACGCCATCGCGGGACTGGAAGCCATCCGTGAACTGGCCCCCGCTGTGGCGCTAGTGGACCGCCGCTTGGGGGAAGTTGATGGGTTGGACCTCGTCCGCCAGGCACGCGAGCTGTCCCCAGGAACCCGCTGTGTAATGGTCACTGGTTGCACTGAGACCCAGGATATCGTCCTGGCCATGCGCAAAGGTGCCTATAACTACGTCACCAAGCCCTTCGAGGCGGAGCACATTATCACTGCGGTCAATGAAGCACTCATTGAACCGCAGGACAGCCCTCCCACTAAGCAGAAGCTGGTGATTGTTTATCCGAAATATGCGGCTTAA
- a CDS encoding DUF58 domain-containing protein, translating to MTALPDATTLRKLHGQAREWARVMKLPFRQQKWRGHSGEFQGTGVGSSLDFQDHRVYIPGDDPRQINWQAYARTGTYTMKLYREEVRPLVDLILDVSDSMFAYPVKQQRVLELLAYTVEASLQTGATLRCFAIRGGEHRLLEPGIILAGGWPAEIQTLPASAEPPALARLPLRAGALRIFISDLLFPAEPEPLLAPLSHRNGRGILFAPYSAEEAQPDWDGNYEFEDAETIQLHEHRIEPDLLRRYQQSYTRHFQLWKNAAAKHGVALARVSAEQDFISSLRAEGLPTGATEAA from the coding sequence GTGACTGCCCTGCCTGATGCCACCACACTGCGCAAGCTCCATGGGCAGGCGCGGGAGTGGGCGCGTGTGATGAAGCTGCCCTTCCGCCAACAAAAGTGGCGCGGCCATAGCGGCGAATTTCAGGGCACAGGTGTGGGCAGCAGCCTGGATTTCCAAGATCACCGCGTTTACATTCCCGGTGATGATCCGCGCCAGATCAACTGGCAGGCTTATGCCCGAACTGGCACTTATACGATGAAGCTCTACCGGGAGGAGGTGCGCCCCTTGGTGGACCTGATCCTGGACGTCTCAGACTCCATGTTCGCATACCCGGTCAAGCAGCAGCGGGTCTTGGAATTGCTGGCCTATACCGTGGAGGCAAGCCTGCAAACGGGAGCCACCCTGCGTTGTTTCGCTATACGGGGGGGTGAGCACCGCCTGTTGGAACCCGGCATTATTTTAGCTGGAGGCTGGCCTGCTGAAATCCAGACCCTGCCAGCCAGTGCCGAGCCACCCGCACTAGCCCGCCTGCCCTTGCGAGCGGGTGCTTTGCGGATCTTCATTAGCGATCTGCTTTTCCCGGCTGAGCCAGAGCCGCTGCTGGCTCCGCTCAGCCACCGCAATGGCCGGGGTATCCTCTTTGCGCCTTATTCTGCCGAGGAGGCCCAGCCGGACTGGGATGGTAATTACGAATTCGAAGACGCTGAAACCATCCAGCTGCACGAGCACCGGATCGAGCCGGATCTGCTGCGGCGATATCAGCAGTCCTATACCCGCCACTTCCAGTTATGGAAGAATGCAGCCGCCAAGCATGGCGTGGCTCTGGCCCGAGTATCCGCCGAACAGGACTTTATCAGCTCGCTGCGCGCAGAGGGTTTACCTACGGGCGCAACCGAGGCCGCTTGA
- a CDS encoding DoxX family protein, which yields MLKLLRLSFLPQSADLGLLVLRMALGLPMLVLHGLDKVQKFDTLAPKFLPLFGLPSNVSLGMAIFAELVCAGLVVVGLFTRFAALSLSITMGVAFFIAHNAQFTGEKPGELAFVYLAGFVTLLLAGGGKFSVDGK from the coding sequence ATGCTAAAACTCCTGCGTCTCTCTTTCCTGCCCCAGTCGGCAGATCTCGGCCTGCTGGTTCTCCGTATGGCCTTGGGCCTGCCGATGCTGGTGCTTCATGGCCTGGATAAAGTCCAAAAATTCGACACCCTCGCACCCAAGTTCCTCCCGCTTTTCGGCCTGCCGTCCAATGTGAGTCTGGGCATGGCCATCTTTGCGGAGCTGGTGTGCGCGGGCCTTGTAGTCGTCGGCCTCTTCACCCGCTTCGCTGCCCTGAGCCTCAGCATCACGATGGGTGTGGCCTTCTTCATTGCCCACAACGCCCAGTTCACGGGTGAAAAACCAGGCGAGCTGGCCTTCGTTTACCTGGCGGGCTTTGTCACCCTCTTGCTGGCCGGTGGTGGCAAGTTTTCGGTGGACGGCAAGTAA
- a CDS encoding alginate export family protein: MSSPAKALAAFLLILASNCTPLMAGELPAPALDLPEKNPVQFNFHARVRGEWRENVFDFNSRVDSPTDDTWLLHRVRIGLEWQALPWLKVTVQGQDTRESFSDRADVPNQMGAEGDDAFDLRLASLEFGYPEELSFKVGRQVLAYGDERLVGPLEWLNFSRTFDAAKLHYQQKTWWVDAFTSSVVRIHESHFNTSDWLDGENTRDQIFSGLYFSTTAIPLQTTDVYAFHLHEEGLAGGTDFMTLGTRFKGDPLKLAGWDYTFELVGQAGQVRGQDLRAFATHLEAGYNWLKTPWKPRLAFEYSYGSGDGDAGDGQVNTFQNLFPTNHPPYGFMDTMAWQNMHNLVLRLAATPHPKVKTTLDLHGFWLADTADAWYRTNGTTQVRPITPGASNHAGAELDFTVNTKLTKHLDMLVGYSHFFAGSYLDDTGAGDDADFAYLMLTLNY, encoded by the coding sequence ATGTCCTCCCCTGCCAAAGCTCTTGCCGCCTTTCTGCTGATCCTCGCCAGCAACTGTACTCCCCTGATGGCGGGGGAACTACCTGCACCGGCACTAGACCTGCCGGAAAAGAATCCGGTGCAGTTTAACTTCCATGCCCGTGTGCGCGGAGAATGGCGGGAAAATGTTTTCGACTTCAACAGCCGCGTGGATTCCCCCACGGATGACACCTGGCTGCTGCATCGCGTGCGCATCGGCCTGGAGTGGCAGGCGCTGCCGTGGCTGAAAGTGACCGTGCAGGGACAGGACACACGCGAATCCTTTTCTGACCGCGCCGATGTGCCTAACCAAATGGGTGCGGAAGGGGATGATGCCTTTGATCTGCGCCTCGCCTCGCTCGAATTTGGGTACCCGGAGGAGCTTTCATTCAAAGTCGGCCGTCAGGTGCTGGCGTATGGGGATGAGCGTCTGGTGGGTCCCCTGGAGTGGCTCAATTTCAGTCGCACCTTTGATGCAGCGAAACTGCACTACCAGCAGAAAACCTGGTGGGTGGATGCCTTCACCTCCAGCGTGGTGCGCATCCATGAATCGCACTTCAATACCTCCGACTGGCTGGATGGTGAAAACACCCGGGACCAGATTTTCAGCGGCCTTTATTTTAGCACCACTGCCATCCCCTTGCAGACCACCGATGTGTATGCCTTTCATCTGCATGAGGAAGGGCTGGCTGGCGGCACGGATTTTATGACCTTGGGCACCCGGTTTAAAGGCGATCCACTGAAGCTCGCCGGCTGGGATTATACCTTCGAGCTTGTCGGTCAGGCAGGCCAGGTGCGCGGGCAGGATCTGCGCGCTTTTGCCACCCATCTTGAGGCCGGTTACAACTGGTTGAAGACACCTTGGAAGCCACGCCTAGCCTTTGAATACAGCTATGGCAGCGGGGATGGCGATGCCGGGGACGGTCAGGTCAATACTTTCCAAAACCTGTTTCCCACCAACCACCCGCCTTATGGGTTCATGGATACCATGGCCTGGCAAAACATGCACAATCTGGTCCTGAGACTCGCGGCAACTCCGCATCCAAAAGTCAAGACCACCCTGGACCTGCACGGCTTCTGGCTGGCGGATACGGCGGATGCCTGGTACCGCACCAACGGAACCACCCAGGTGAGGCCCATCACCCCCGGGGCCAGCAACCACGCCGGAGCGGAGCTGGACTTCACGGTCAATACCAAACTGACCAAGCATCTGGATATGCTGGTGGGCTACAGTCACTTTTTTGCTGGCAGTTACCTGGATGATACCGGCGCCGGAGACGATGCTGACTTCGCCTACCTGATGCTGACTTTGAACTACTAA
- a CDS encoding tetratricopeptide repeat protein: protein MSKATPPAPSPVPPAPIETSTPMEEFLEAHFKKLVLLFAVIAIGAVLYGVVSYTNRAAAVAAGEAFAAAKTVEDCDLVISEYPGSLAAGNALLLKSDLLWSQNKKDSSVEALRLFTTQHADHPLLAENLLGLATKLESMGEASQAQPVFERVINEFSSSDVAALAQLRLGDLLWAAGKEEEAKAAYEAVPAKFSNANSTFLEQSEGRMRWISAKLPTKEVDGPPKPKVETPAAVPGAPQLKLDSTTLNPTLAPAGAETQPQAAPAPGAPMIEVTPAPAAPAAPAAPRVEVTPAPAPAAPAMPAAEPAAPAPAPAPVEPVAPKIEVNPAPAAPAAPVPAPTPAPVPAPADPAPPAPAGTTPVKAS from the coding sequence ATGTCCAAAGCGACTCCACCCGCCCCATCCCCCGTCCCTCCTGCTCCGATTGAGACCTCCACACCCATGGAGGAATTCCTCGAAGCCCACTTCAAAAAACTGGTCCTGCTCTTCGCAGTGATCGCCATCGGCGCGGTCCTGTATGGAGTGGTCAGCTATACCAACCGCGCTGCGGCCGTCGCTGCTGGTGAGGCCTTCGCGGCTGCTAAAACGGTGGAGGATTGCGACCTCGTCATCAGTGAATACCCCGGCAGTCTCGCTGCTGGCAATGCCCTGCTGCTGAAGTCGGATCTGCTTTGGAGCCAGAATAAAAAGGACTCCTCCGTGGAGGCCCTGCGCCTGTTCACCACCCAGCATGCGGACCATCCGCTGCTGGCTGAAAACCTCCTGGGTCTGGCGACCAAACTTGAATCCATGGGCGAAGCCTCCCAGGCCCAGCCCGTGTTTGAGCGCGTGATCAATGAATTCTCCAGCAGTGATGTCGCCGCCCTCGCGCAGCTTCGTCTGGGGGATCTCCTCTGGGCCGCTGGCAAGGAAGAAGAAGCCAAGGCCGCCTATGAAGCCGTGCCTGCCAAGTTCTCCAATGCCAACTCCACCTTCCTCGAACAGAGCGAAGGCCGCATGAGGTGGATCTCCGCCAAGCTGCCGACCAAGGAAGTGGACGGCCCGCCGAAGCCCAAGGTGGAAACACCTGCCGCGGTTCCAGGCGCCCCTCAGCTCAAGCTGGATTCCACCACGCTGAATCCTACCCTGGCCCCAGCAGGTGCTGAGACCCAACCCCAGGCTGCACCCGCCCCAGGCGCACCCATGATTGAAGTGACCCCGGCCCCCGCTGCTCCTGCTGCTCCTGCTGCTCCCAGGGTCGAGGTGACACCTGCTCCAGCACCAGCCGCACCGGCGATGCCAGCCGCTGAGCCTGCTGCCCCCGCGCCAGCACCCGCTCCGGTGGAGCCAGTCGCCCCGAAGATCGAGGTGAACCCAGCTCCAGCCGCGCCAGCCGCCCCGGTGCCAGCGCCTACACCGGCACCCGTGCCTGCTCCTGCAGACCCCGCACCGCCTGCCCCTGCTGGGACGACCCCTGTCAAAGCATCCTAA
- a CDS encoding pyridoxal phosphate-dependent aminotransferase, whose protein sequence is MDFIAKNIAELSPSMTLAITSQAKALKKQGVDVLSFGAGEPDFDTPAHITAAAIEALNTGKTRYTESAGLLELREGLAAKLLIENGIQYDPSQISVNCGAKHSCYNAIAACVNPGDEVIIPAPYWTSYPEMVKLVGGIPVVVETKVENDWKITPEEFEDAMSPMTKMIIINSPGNPTGSVYTKEELKALGEIACAEDILILSDEIYEKLVYGDNQHVSIASISKDIFDHTITINGFSKAYAMTGWRLGYTAAPKKIADAIDTIQSHTTSNPTTFAQYGAIAALQGDQQIVADMRDEFDVRRQYMLSRLQAIKNITVVEPQGAFYFLVGIEPIGIKSVNFCEKLLSKGKVAAVPGVAFGAEYTVRFSYATGLDVINAGMDRFEEFCGQH, encoded by the coding sequence ATGGACTTTATCGCCAAAAACATCGCCGAACTTTCGCCCTCCATGACCTTAGCCATCACCAGCCAGGCCAAGGCGCTGAAGAAGCAGGGTGTGGATGTACTGAGCTTTGGTGCGGGCGAGCCTGACTTTGACACTCCAGCGCACATCACTGCGGCAGCCATCGAGGCGCTGAACACGGGCAAGACCCGCTATACCGAAAGCGCCGGCCTGCTGGAACTGCGCGAAGGCCTCGCTGCCAAGCTCCTCATCGAAAATGGCATCCAGTATGATCCATCCCAGATCAGCGTGAACTGCGGTGCCAAGCATAGCTGCTACAACGCCATCGCCGCCTGTGTGAATCCAGGGGACGAAGTCATCATCCCGGCTCCTTACTGGACCAGCTACCCTGAAATGGTGAAGCTCGTTGGCGGTATCCCGGTCGTCGTTGAAACCAAGGTGGAAAACGACTGGAAGATCACTCCTGAAGAGTTCGAAGACGCCATGTCTCCGATGACCAAGATGATCATCATCAACAGCCCGGGCAACCCGACTGGCTCCGTCTATACCAAAGAAGAACTGAAGGCCCTGGGTGAAATTGCCTGCGCTGAAGACATCCTCATCCTCTCGGACGAAATTTATGAAAAGCTGGTCTATGGTGACAACCAGCACGTCAGCATCGCCAGCATCAGCAAGGACATCTTTGATCACACCATCACGATCAATGGCTTCTCCAAGGCCTATGCCATGACAGGCTGGCGCCTGGGTTATACCGCCGCTCCGAAAAAGATCGCCGATGCGATCGATACCATCCAGAGCCACACCACCAGCAACCCGACCACCTTTGCCCAGTATGGTGCCATCGCCGCTCTCCAGGGTGACCAGCAGATCGTGGCCGACATGCGCGATGAGTTCGACGTGCGCCGCCAGTATATGCTCAGCCGCCTTCAGGCCATCAAGAACATCACCGTCGTGGAACCCCAGGGCGCGTTTTACTTCCTGGTCGGCATCGAGCCTATCGGCATCAAGTCCGTGAACTTCTGTGAAAAGCTGCTCAGCAAAGGCAAGGTCGCCGCCGTCCCCGGCGTGGCCTTCGGTGCGGAATACACCGTGCGCTTCAGCTACGCCACTGGCCTGGACGTCATCAATGCCGGCATGGACCGCTTTGAAGAATTCTGCGGCCAGCATTAA
- a CDS encoding GreA/GreB family elongation factor, translating into MIQINYYDRIQLRSLNESEDSEDAELHIQIVPAYEADAATGRISVDAPVARAVLHRHIGETVNVRAQGQTIPMRIVTIEKHESSA; encoded by the coding sequence ATGATCCAAATCAATTATTACGACCGCATTCAACTCCGCTCCCTCAATGAATCTGAAGACTCTGAGGACGCAGAGCTCCACATCCAGATCGTCCCTGCTTATGAAGCCGATGCTGCCACTGGCCGCATCTCCGTGGATGCACCAGTGGCCAGGGCTGTGCTTCATCGTCACATCGGGGAAACTGTCAACGTCCGTGCCCAGGGGCAGACCATTCCCATGCGCATTGTCACCATTGAAAAACACGAATCCAGCGCCTGA